A single region of the Anabaena sphaerica FACHB-251 genome encodes:
- a CDS encoding type II toxin-antitoxin system VapC family toxin, with translation MKSLLDTHAILWYLLGDANLGATAKEVIDSQTGLYFSIASLWEISIKINLGKLQLNRSFQELQKELQYVNAQILPITFQDVEIYMSLPLHHRDPFDRILVAQAINHSLVLVSRDVAFDAYSIQRLWS, from the coding sequence ATGAAATCACTTTTAGATACTCATGCTATTCTTTGGTACTTACTTGGTGATGCCAATTTAGGAGCTACAGCAAAAGAAGTTATTGATAGTCAAACAGGTTTGTATTTTAGTATTGCCAGCCTTTGGGAAATATCTATTAAAATCAATCTGGGTAAATTGCAACTCAATCGATCATTTCAAGAATTACAGAAGGAATTGCAATATGTTAACGCTCAAATTTTACCGATTACATTTCAAGATGTTGAAATTTATATGAGTCTGCCCCTGCATCATCGTGATCCTTTTGACCGGATTCTGGTGGCACAAGCTATAAATCATTCTCTGGTTTTAGTTAGTCGTGATGTAGCTTTTGATGCCTATTCTATTCAGCGTTTGTGGTCATGA
- a CDS encoding Uma2 family endonuclease, which translates to MTQANLSSAMAVNIPTTITLKISHEQFVDLAIANRDLQLERTATGELIIMPPTGSYTGKRNFDIAGQLWLWNRQTKLGEAFDSSTGFHLPNGADRSPDAAWVKQEKWDALSLEEQESFAPICPDFVLELRSKTDSLEKLQAKMREYIENGASLGWLIDRKNQRVEIYRPGKDVEVLDHPVSLSGEDVLPGFVLDLIEVWS; encoded by the coding sequence ATGACACAAGCTAACTTATCTTCAGCTATGGCTGTGAATATCCCTACTACAATAACTTTGAAAATCTCTCATGAGCAGTTTGTTGATTTGGCGATCGCAAATCGAGATTTACAATTAGAACGAACTGCTACGGGAGAATTAATTATTATGCCACCTACCGGAAGTTATACCGGAAAAAGAAATTTTGATATTGCTGGACAACTGTGGTTGTGGAATCGTCAGACTAAATTAGGAGAAGCTTTCGACTCTTCAACAGGCTTTCATCTTCCTAATGGTGCTGACCGTTCTCCTGATGCAGCTTGGGTAAAACAAGAAAAATGGGATGCTCTCAGTTTAGAAGAACAGGAAAGTTTTGCACCTATTTGTCCTGATTTTGTGCTGGAATTACGTTCTAAAACTGATTCTCTGGAAAAGTTGCAAGCGAAGATGAGAGAATATATAGAAAATGGTGCTAGTTTAGGTTGGTTGATTGACCGGAAAAATCAACGAGTAGAAATTTATCGTCCTGGTAAAGATGTGGAAGTTTTAGATCATCCTGTAAGTTTGTCTGGGGAAGATGTTTTACCTGGGTTTGTTTTGGATTTAATTGAAGTTTGGAGTTGA
- a CDS encoding ferrochelatase, whose protein sequence is MVATPEKLQHTHEHLPGHDRVAVLLMGYGEVESYEDFANYNEQALNLLTAKFAPVPTWIYPPLAKLLALFDRHEWGHTHHDFISPHNAIFERQRAGIEHELQHKWGGGVQVFKAFNFCAPFLPNQVLAEIKKQGFSKILIYPLLVVDSIFTSGIAIEQVNNALVELADGDEHWVKAQRYIPSFYNEPEYINLMAQLVEEKINTDLSAAYLPSQIGIVLMNHGCPHKAKGFTSGIDESQALYELVREKLINRYPLISVGWLNHDTPLIEWTQPNATQAAKNLIQLGAKVIIFMPIGFATENHETLLDVHHIIHDLEKQHSGVDYLQMACVNDDPQFLDMAAKWANAHIAELMQEEGQEVNRELALHHHHHHH, encoded by the coding sequence GTGGTTGCAACTCCAGAAAAACTGCAACATACTCACGAGCATCTACCAGGCCATGACCGCGTAGCTGTATTGCTCATGGGCTATGGCGAAGTCGAAAGCTACGAAGATTTCGCTAATTATAATGAACAGGCTTTAAATCTACTCACTGCCAAATTCGCACCAGTCCCCACTTGGATTTATCCCCCCCTTGCAAAGCTGTTGGCGTTATTTGACCGCCATGAATGGGGACACACACACCATGATTTCATCTCTCCACATAATGCCATTTTTGAACGGCAACGGGCTGGAATTGAACACGAATTACAACATAAATGGGGTGGTGGTGTTCAAGTTTTCAAGGCTTTTAACTTTTGCGCTCCTTTTCTGCCTAACCAGGTTTTAGCAGAAATTAAAAAGCAGGGCTTTAGCAAAATTCTCATTTACCCGCTTTTGGTTGTAGATTCCATTTTTACCAGTGGCATTGCCATTGAGCAAGTTAATAATGCTCTGGTCGAATTAGCTGATGGTGATGAACACTGGGTGAAAGCACAGCGATATATTCCCTCTTTCTACAATGAGCCAGAATATATTAATTTAATGGCGCAGTTGGTAGAAGAGAAAATTAACACTGATTTATCAGCAGCTTATTTACCTTCACAAATTGGCATTGTGTTGATGAATCACGGTTGTCCTCACAAAGCCAAAGGCTTTACATCAGGAATTGATGAAAGTCAAGCACTTTATGAATTAGTCAGAGAAAAATTAATTAATCGTTATCCTTTAATTTCTGTGGGTTGGCTTAATCACGACACACCGCTAATTGAATGGACACAGCCAAATGCTACCCAAGCTGCAAAAAACCTAATTCAATTGGGTGCAAAGGTGATTATCTTCATGCCTATTGGCTTTGCTACAGAAAACCACGAAACGCTGTTAGATGTTCATCACATCATTCATGACTTAGAAAAACAGCATTCTGGTGTGGATTATTTACAAATGGCTTGTGTAAATGACGATCCCCAATTTTTGGATATGGCTGCTAAATGGGCAAATGCTCATATTGCAGAGTTGATGCAAGAGGAAGGTCAGGAAGTTAATCGTGAGTTAGCTTTACATCATCATCACCATCATCATTAA
- a CDS encoding DUF2281 domain-containing protein translates to MTLDTDIFQTLIKMPESLKKEILHYAEYLLEKHAKIESSQEQLEQFHRYGSWSGQIIMSDDFDEPLEDMKEYM, encoded by the coding sequence ATGACCCTAGATACAGATATTTTTCAAACACTTATCAAAATGCCAGAGTCTCTAAAAAAAGAGATATTGCATTATGCAGAATATCTACTTGAGAAACACGCAAAGATTGAATCTTCTCAAGAACAGCTTGAACAATTTCATCGTTATGGTAGTTGGTCTGGTCAAATCATTATGTCTGATGATTTTGATGAACCTTTAGAAGATATGAAGGAATATATGTAA